One window from the genome of Nicotiana sylvestris chromosome 9, ASM39365v2, whole genome shotgun sequence encodes:
- the LOC104233024 gene encoding GDSL esterase/lipase At5g45910: MKIIFLIFCSFLSSVSPNQQSYNAIFSFGDSLADTGNFLLSGALAFPVIGKLPYGETFFKHATGRCSNGRLIVDFFAEAYGLPLLPPYLALKNGVKAENGVNFAIAGATAIAAEYFYSKNITILWTNISLTNQLGWFQEVKSNICATRKDCREYFKKSLFIVGEIGGNDYNYPYFVGGSIKQLKALVPAVVETIIEATSVLIEEGAVELIVPGNLPIGCSAVYLTLFGTQNKAAYDKNGCLKAYNAFSKYHNSQLKLSLEKLREEYPHAKIIYADYYGAAKRFFHAPKHYGFSNTLVACCGGGGPYNFNNSARCGHIGSKACLDSSKFANWDGIHLTEAAYHHIAKGLLNGPFTSPPLTFSPIKQI; the protein is encoded by the exons ATGAAAATCATCTTCTTGATTTTTTGTTCCTTTCTGAGCTCAGTTTCACCCAATCAACAATCTTATAATGCAATATTTAGCTTTGGTGATTCACTCGCCGATACCGGAAATTTCCTTCTCTCCGGTGCCCTAGCTTTTCCGGTCATCGGAAAACTCCCATATGGAGAAACTTTCTTTAAACATGCTACTGGCCGATGCTCAAATGGACGATTAATTGTTGACTTCTTTG CGGAGGCATATGGATTGCCATTACTTCCACCCTATTTGGCACTGAAAAATGGCGTAAAAGCCGAAAATGGAGTGAATTTTGCAATTGCTGGAGCTACTGCAATTGCTGCTGAGTATTTTTATAGTAAGAATATAACAATTTTATGGACAAATATTTCGTTAACTAACCAGTTGGGATGGTTTCAGGAAGTGAAGTCTAACATTTGTGCCACAAGAAAAG ATTGTAGAGAATACTTTAAAAAATCACTCTTTATAGTGGGGGAGATTGGAGGCAATGACTATAACTACCCCTACTTTGTCGGTGGAAGCATTAAACAACTTAAAGCTCTTGTACCAGCAGTAGTTGAAACTATTATTGAGGCAACTAGT GTATTGATAGAGGAAGGAGCAGTAGAATTGATAGTTCCTGGGAATCTGCCAATTGGGTGCTCAGCAGTTTACCTTACCTTGTTTGGCACCCAAAACAAAGCAGCATATGATAAAAATGGATGTCTCAAAGCCTACAATGCCTTCTCTAAATATCACAATTCTCAGCTTAAACTCTCCCTTGAGAAATTAAGAGAAGAATATCCTCATGCAAAGATCATATATGCTGATTATTATGGAGCTGCCAAAAGATTTTTTCATGCCCCAAAGCATTAtg GATTTTCCAATACATTGGTAGCATGTTGTGGAGGTGGAGGGCCTTACAACTTCAACAATTCAGCAAGATGTGGTCATATTGGATCTAAGGCATGTTTGGACTCTTCTAAATTTGCAAATTGGGATGGAATTCACTTAACTGAAGCAGCTTATCATCACATAGCCAAGGGATTACTCAATGGCCCTTTCACTTCTCCACCTCTCACATTTTCTCCCATTAAGCAAATTTAA